One part of the Chloroflexota bacterium genome encodes these proteins:
- the nagA gene encoding N-acetylglucosamine-6-phosphate deacetylase: protein MKALVNGQVFTPDPVEGDGVVLIDGDRIAAVGSAQEIRVPPDAEVIDVGGRRITPGLIDIHIHGVLGHNCMGAEVAEVAEALPRFGVTAFCATTITAPIEHVMKTLGEMADAIERRPNGARILGIHLEGPHLSPKRPGMARADLQRPLTWDEFLRLQEAARGHINMITFAPEEGGAETLIPRLRERNVLPVIGHSDATFEQVSSWVKDLGLSHATHAFNAMRGFHHRQPGTLGAVLLYDQIIAQLIADGHHVHPGAMALLWKLKGPDRTALISDAIPYAGMPPGEHTWEGYRLILDGHTSRLEDGTLAGAVTLLNQNIMTMVEKVGVPFAEALTAATRTPARSLGLDDRLGKLAPGHAADIAVMEPDGQIWQTWVNGRIVYRADGA, encoded by the coding sequence ATGAAAGCGCTCGTAAACGGACAAGTGTTCACCCCCGATCCCGTCGAAGGTGACGGCGTCGTGCTGATCGACGGCGACCGCATCGCGGCCGTGGGATCCGCCCAGGAGATCCGGGTCCCGCCGGATGCGGAGGTCATCGACGTAGGCGGCCGCCGAATTACCCCCGGCCTGATCGATATCCATATCCACGGCGTCTTGGGCCACAACTGCATGGGAGCCGAGGTGGCCGAGGTCGCCGAAGCACTGCCCCGCTTCGGCGTGACCGCCTTCTGCGCCACCACCATCACCGCCCCCATCGAGCACGTGATGAAGACGCTGGGGGAGATGGCCGATGCCATCGAGCGACGGCCGAACGGCGCCCGCATCCTGGGCATCCACCTGGAGGGGCCCCACCTCTCCCCCAAACGCCCCGGCATGGCCCGGGCCGATCTCCAGCGCCCCCTGACATGGGATGAGTTTCTGCGCTTGCAGGAGGCCGCCCGTGGACACATCAACATGATCACCTTCGCCCCGGAGGAGGGAGGCGCGGAGACGCTCATCCCTCGCCTGCGAGAGCGCAACGTGCTCCCGGTCATCGGACACTCCGACGCGACCTTCGAGCAAGTATCGAGCTGGGTGAAGGACCTGGGCCTGTCCCACGCCACCCACGCGTTCAATGCCATGCGGGGCTTCCACCATCGCCAGCCCGGCACGCTGGGCGCCGTGCTGCTGTACGATCAGATCATCGCCCAGCTCATCGCCGACGGGCATCACGTCCATCCCGGGGCGATGGCCCTGCTATGGAAGCTGAAGGGGCCGGACCGGACGGCGCTGATCAGCGACGCCATCCCGTATGCCGGGATGCCGCCCGGCGAGCACACTTGGGAGGGATATCGCCTGATCCTGGATGGGCACACCTCCCGCCTGGAGGACGGGACGCTGGCCGGGGCGGTCACGCTGCTCAACCAGAACATCATGACGATGGTGGAGAAGGTGGGCGTGCCCTTCGCCGAGGCGCTGACGGCCGCCACCCGGACGCCCGCCCGCTCGCTCGGCCTCGACGATCGGCTGGGGAAGCTGGCCCCCGGTCACGCCGCCGACATCGCCGTCATGGAGCCGGACGGTCAGATCTGGCAAACCTGGGTGAACGGCCGGATCGTCTACCGGGCCGACGGGGCCTGA